GGGCTGCGTAATAGCGGTTTCCTGTCATTTTTATATAGAATAGGGTTGTACATAGAGGATGGGAGAGTGAGCAGTAATGGGATTGGAAAAGCAATTGGAGAAATATGCAGAGTTAATCGTTAAGGTCGGTGTGAACGTTCAAGCAGGGCAGGAGGTATTCATCACAGGCTCTATCGAGATGGCTAACCTTGTTCGCCTAGTGGCTGACAGAGCCTATGAAGCTGGAGCAAGCAACGTTCATGTCGATTGGACGGATGAAGCTTTGTCCAGATTGAAATACGAGAAAGCGGCGGATGAGGTATTTACTCATTTTCCAGCATGGGAGACAGCTAAGAGAGGTGCTTTTGTAGCGAGTGGAGCTGCATTCATCTCCATTATCTCGCCTAATCCGGATTTGCTTAAAGGCATTGATTCAAAGCGTATAGGTAATTATCAGAAGGCAGCGGGCACGGGACTTGCAGAATTCAGACGCGCCATTCAGGCCGATAAAGTAAGCTGGACAGTAGTCGCGGCTTCTACAAAGGATTGGGCTATCAAAGTGTTCCCTGACAGTAGCTCGCAGGAGCATGCAGTCGAGCAGCTATGGGAAGCTATCTTCACTGCCGTTCGTCTAAATGCTGCTGATCCCGTTCAAGCCTGGGAAGAGCACAATGCAACGCTGCATCGGAAGAGCGATATTTTGAACGAAAAGCATTTTCATAAGCTACAATATCGTGCTCCGGGAACAGATCTAACGATTGAACTGCCAGAGAAGCATGTTTGGGTTGCTGCTAGCAGTACGAATGTGAATGATGTGCCTTTTATGGCTAATATACCGACGGAGGAAGTATTTACAGTTCCTCTTAAAACTGGCGTTAACGGTTACGTATCAAGCACAAGGCCACTTAGCCATGGAGGCAATATCATCGATGGCTTTAAGATAACGTTCGAGAACGGGCGAATTGTTCAAGTCGAAGCTGAGAAGGGACAGGAGATTCTGCAGCAGCTGGTCGATACGGATGAAGGCTCGCATTATCTTGGTGAGGTCGCGCTTGTGCCCCACGAGTCGCCAATCTCTCAATCCAACGTATTGTTCTTCAATACATTATTTGATGAAAATGCTTCAAACCATCTCGCCATTGGAAGCGGGTATGCATTCAATGTAGAAGGCGGCAAAGTCATGTCTCCTGAAGAGCTAGCGGCAAGCGGTGTTAACTCCAGCATCATGCACGT
This portion of the Cohnella abietis genome encodes:
- a CDS encoding aminopeptidase, with translation MGLEKQLEKYAELIVKVGVNVQAGQEVFITGSIEMANLVRLVADRAYEAGASNVHVDWTDEALSRLKYEKAADEVFTHFPAWETAKRGAFVASGAAFISIISPNPDLLKGIDSKRIGNYQKAAGTGLAEFRRAIQADKVSWTVVAASTKDWAIKVFPDSSSQEHAVEQLWEAIFTAVRLNAADPVQAWEEHNATLHRKSDILNEKHFHKLQYRAPGTDLTIELPEKHVWVAASSTNVNDVPFMANIPTEEVFTVPLKTGVNGYVSSTRPLSHGGNIIDGFKITFENGRIVQVEAEKGQEILQQLVDTDEGSHYLGEVALVPHESPISQSNVLFFNTLFDENASNHLAIGSGYAFNVEGGKVMSPEELAASGVNSSIMHVDFMIGSGNMDIDGVLADGTVVPIFRKGNWAI